A window of the Armatimonadota bacterium genome harbors these coding sequences:
- a CDS encoding DHH family phosphoesterase, whose product MLTPAKAIADGLRAAQTVLIVNHENPDGDCLGSSLALALALESLGKQVTVASTDGVPAMYGFLPGADRITERADLGGPFDVAVGVECSDVHRAGKFAGALSAARVVVNIDHHLDNSGYGDLVWSDPEASAVAELFYRLILELGCEVDERIATCLMTGLLTDTGSFRYASVRPDSYLLAAELVRRGAQPHRIYERVYESRPPAAVRLLGLALARMVLSGDGALAWTVVDEPMLQAAGARWEDTENIVGTLRSVAGVRLAVLFKVQAQEVKVSLRARDGVRANDVALRFGGGGHVGAAGFTARGPFDSVLAQTLQAAEEELRRAADR is encoded by the coding sequence GTGCTGACACCGGCGAAGGCGATCGCTGACGGCCTGCGCGCGGCGCAGACCGTCCTCATCGTCAACCACGAGAATCCCGACGGCGATTGCCTGGGCTCGTCCCTGGCGCTTGCGCTGGCGTTGGAGTCGCTGGGCAAGCAGGTCACGGTCGCCAGCACGGACGGGGTTCCCGCGATGTACGGTTTCCTGCCGGGGGCCGACCGGATCACGGAACGCGCGGACCTGGGTGGGCCCTTCGACGTCGCGGTCGGGGTCGAGTGCAGCGACGTCCACCGGGCGGGGAAGTTCGCCGGGGCGCTGTCTGCGGCGCGGGTTGTCGTCAACATCGACCACCACCTGGACAACAGCGGATACGGCGACCTGGTGTGGTCGGACCCCGAGGCGTCCGCCGTGGCCGAGTTGTTCTACCGCCTAATCCTCGAACTCGGGTGCGAGGTCGACGAACGCATCGCCACCTGCCTGATGACGGGGTTGCTGACCGACACCGGGTCGTTCCGGTACGCCTCGGTGCGTCCGGACAGCTACCTCCTGGCTGCCGAACTGGTCCGGCGGGGCGCCCAGCCCCACCGGATCTACGAGCGCGTCTACGAGTCGCGGCCACCAGCCGCCGTCCGCCTACTCGGTTTGGCACTCGCGCGGATGGTGCTGTCCGGCGACGGCGCGCTGGCGTGGACGGTGGTGGACGAGCCGATGCTGCAGGCCGCCGGAGCGCGATGGGAAGACACGGAGAACATCGTGGGCACTCTGCGTTCGGTCGCCGGTGTCCGGCTGGCGGTCCTGTTCAAGGTCCAGGCGCAGGAGGTCAAGGTCAGCCTGCGGGCGCGGGACGGGGTGCGGGCCAACGACGTGGCCTTGCGCTTCGGCGGGGGCGGCCACGTGGGCGCGGCGGGGTTCACGGCCCGCGGCCCCTTCGACAGCGTACTCGCACAGACCCTCCAGGCGGCCGAAGAGGAACTGCGGCGGGCAGCCGATCGGTGA
- the truB gene encoding tRNA pseudouridine(55) synthase TruB: MDGIVNLLKPPGMTSHDCVDVLRRLLRTRRVGHTGTLDPGAAGVLVLCVGSATRLSEFLMEADKAYRVDLVLGVATTTGDAYGEVVAATEPVTDRATVEAALAALVGKQQQVPPMVSAVHHQGRRLYELARKGIEVERSPREITVHEIRIVRFAPPSVLFDIVCSKGTYVRQLCHDVGERLGCGAHAGFMVRTRVGPHVLDDSVTFEEIEVALADGVPDRVIVSAAHALPDVPDVEVTGRLRAAVLQGQALPLWKVAPHLSLPPRALVKVLDEDGRLLALGRAEAGKLHPFKVMQ, encoded by the coding sequence ATGGACGGAATCGTCAACCTCCTGAAGCCTCCGGGCATGACGTCGCACGACTGCGTGGACGTCCTGCGCCGGCTGCTGCGGACGCGGCGGGTCGGGCACACCGGTACGCTGGACCCCGGTGCTGCGGGCGTGCTCGTTCTGTGCGTGGGTTCGGCGACGAGGCTGAGCGAGTTCCTGATGGAGGCCGACAAGGCCTACCGGGTCGACTTGGTGTTGGGCGTGGCGACGACGACCGGGGATGCCTACGGCGAGGTGGTCGCGGCCACCGAGCCGGTCACCGACCGGGCGACCGTTGAGGCAGCTTTGGCGGCCCTGGTGGGCAAGCAGCAGCAGGTGCCGCCGATGGTGTCGGCGGTCCACCATCAGGGCAGACGCCTGTACGAACTGGCGCGCAAGGGCATCGAGGTCGAGCGCTCTCCCCGCGAGATCACTGTCCACGAGATCCGCATCGTGCGTTTCGCGCCGCCGTCGGTCCTGTTCGACATCGTGTGCTCGAAGGGCACTTACGTCCGGCAGCTGTGCCACGACGTCGGGGAACGGCTGGGCTGCGGTGCGCACGCCGGCTTCATGGTGCGCACCCGGGTGGGACCACATGTCCTGGATGACAGCGTCACCTTCGAGGAGATCGAAGTGGCGCTGGCAGACGGCGTCCCGGACCGGGTGATCGTCTCCGCGGCCCACGCCCTGCCGGACGTGCCAGACGTCGAGGTGACCGGACGGCTACGGGCGGCGGTGTTGCAGGGCCAGGCGCTGCCCCTGTGGAAGGTGGCGCCGCACCTCTCGCTTCCGCCGCGCGCGCTGGTCAAGGTGCTGGACGAGGACGGCCGGCTGCTCGCGCTGGGTCGAGCGGAGGCCGGGAAGCTGCACCCCTTCAAGGTCATGCAGTGA
- the rpsO gene encoding 30S ribosomal protein S15, whose amino-acid sequence MALSKEAKQGVISKYRRTPTDTGSPEVQIAILTERINILSEHLRTHKKDFHSRRGLLKMVGKRRRLLDYLEREDLARYRGVIQELGLRR is encoded by the coding sequence GTGGCTTTGAGCAAGGAGGCCAAGCAGGGCGTGATTTCGAAGTACCGCAGGACCCCGACCGATACCGGATCCCCCGAGGTCCAGATCGCGATCCTCACTGAGCGGATCAACATCCTGTCCGAACACCTCAGGACACACAAGAAGGACTTCCACTCGCGCAGAGGTCTGCTCAAGATGGTCGGCAAGCGCCGTCGGCTGCTGGACTACCTGGAGCGAGAGGACCTGGCGCGGTACCGGGGGGTGATCCAGGAGCTGGGCCTGCGGAGGTAG
- the pnp gene encoding polyribonucleotide nucleotidyltransferase, with protein MSVQLAVPDVHRLTFEVGGEQWILETGKLARQAGGAVTVQYGETVVLVTATASLQPREGVDFFPLTCDFEERMYAAGKIPGGFFKREGRPGEKAILTSRLMDRPIRPLFPKGFRNDVQVIATTLSADQIHAPDVAAVVGASAALALSDIPWGGPIGCVRIGLVDGELVINPTLQQLETQSALDLVVAATDEAIIMVECGADEVPEARILEALELAHAECRRIVNAVRELAASSGKAKREVTLFAPDPELEREVRAAATDRLDAALRNPNKLVREEQTRLAVQEVAQRLSERYPGREGEIAAALDDLQKELVRRMILREGVRPDGRGTADIRPLYIEVGLMPRTHGSALFQRGQTQVLTLCTLGTGEDEQIIDDLGIVETKRFMHHYVFPPFSVGEVRPLRGPGRRDIGHGALAERSLVRMIPPEDAFPYTIRLVSEVLESNGSTSMASVCASTLALMDAGIPIRAPVAGIAMGLITGPDGEVAILTDIQGIEDAMGDMDFKVAGTREGITGLQMDIKVHGLTRDILARALEQARGARLEILEAMQQTLPSPRTELSRYAPRLITIQIHPDKIREVIGPGGKVINKITATTGVKIDIEQDGRVIIASSDEAAAQQAVRMIHDIVREVEVGQTYLGRVTRLMNFGAFVEILPGKEGLVHISELSNRRVDKVEDVVKVGDEILVRVKEIDSMGRVNLTRRGLLPDEPETQGEEAAVGSGQRRGDRPGEGRPRDRRSHRRPDYRGGAQR; from the coding sequence ATGAGCGTGCAACTGGCAGTACCCGACGTGCACCGTCTCACCTTCGAGGTGGGCGGCGAGCAGTGGATCCTGGAAACCGGAAAGCTGGCCCGCCAGGCCGGCGGGGCGGTCACCGTCCAGTACGGAGAGACCGTCGTCTTGGTGACGGCCACCGCTTCGCTGCAACCCCGTGAGGGGGTCGACTTCTTTCCCCTGACCTGCGACTTCGAGGAGAGGATGTATGCGGCCGGGAAGATCCCCGGCGGCTTCTTCAAGCGCGAGGGGCGTCCGGGCGAGAAGGCAATCCTGACCTCGCGCCTGATGGACCGGCCGATCCGCCCGCTGTTCCCGAAGGGGTTTCGCAACGACGTGCAGGTGATCGCCACTACGCTGTCGGCCGACCAGATCCACGCGCCGGACGTGGCCGCGGTGGTGGGTGCGTCGGCCGCGCTCGCGCTGTCGGACATCCCGTGGGGCGGTCCGATCGGCTGCGTGCGGATCGGGCTGGTCGACGGGGAGCTCGTCATCAACCCGACCCTGCAGCAGTTGGAGACCCAGAGCGCGCTGGACCTCGTCGTGGCGGCCACCGACGAGGCGATCATCATGGTCGAGTGCGGCGCCGACGAGGTCCCCGAGGCCCGGATTCTCGAGGCCCTGGAACTGGCACACGCGGAGTGTCGCAGGATCGTCAATGCGGTCCGCGAACTCGCCGCCTCGTCCGGCAAGGCCAAGCGCGAGGTGACGCTGTTCGCCCCCGACCCCGAACTGGAGCGGGAGGTGCGCGCCGCAGCGACCGACCGGCTGGACGCGGCGCTGCGCAACCCCAACAAGCTGGTGCGGGAAGAACAGACCCGGCTGGCGGTGCAGGAGGTCGCTCAGCGCCTGTCCGAACGGTATCCGGGCCGCGAAGGGGAGATCGCCGCCGCACTGGACGACCTGCAAAAGGAACTCGTCCGCCGGATGATCCTGCGGGAGGGCGTCCGCCCCGATGGACGCGGCACGGCCGACATCCGGCCGCTGTACATCGAGGTCGGGCTGATGCCGCGCACACACGGCAGCGCGCTGTTTCAGCGCGGCCAGACCCAGGTGCTGACGCTGTGCACGCTCGGTACCGGAGAGGACGAACAGATCATCGACGACTTGGGCATCGTCGAGACGAAGCGGTTCATGCACCACTACGTCTTCCCGCCGTTCAGCGTCGGGGAAGTCCGACCGCTGCGCGGGCCGGGCCGGCGAGACATAGGTCACGGAGCCCTGGCGGAGCGGTCGTTGGTCCGGATGATCCCGCCGGAGGATGCGTTTCCGTACACGATCCGCCTGGTGTCAGAGGTGCTGGAGTCCAACGGTTCGACCTCGATGGCGTCGGTGTGCGCGAGCACGCTGGCCCTGATGGACGCGGGCATCCCGATCCGCGCGCCGGTGGCGGGGATTGCGATGGGTCTGATCACCGGCCCAGACGGCGAAGTCGCGATCCTCACCGACATCCAGGGGATCGAGGACGCGATGGGCGACATGGACTTCAAGGTCGCCGGGACGCGCGAGGGGATCACGGGCCTGCAGATGGACATCAAGGTACATGGACTGACCCGCGACATCCTGGCACGGGCACTGGAGCAGGCACGCGGGGCGCGGCTGGAGATCCTGGAGGCGATGCAGCAGACGCTGCCCTCGCCGCGGACCGAGCTGTCGCGGTATGCGCCGCGCCTGATCACGATCCAGATCCACCCGGACAAGATCCGCGAGGTCATCGGCCCCGGCGGCAAGGTGATCAACAAGATCACCGCCACCACGGGCGTGAAGATCGACATCGAGCAGGACGGCCGGGTGATCATCGCGTCGAGCGACGAGGCGGCCGCGCAGCAGGCCGTCCGGATGATCCACGACATCGTCCGCGAAGTCGAAGTCGGGCAGACCTATCTGGGCCGCGTCACCCGCCTCATGAACTTCGGGGCGTTCGTCGAGATCCTGCCCGGCAAGGAGGGCCTGGTCCACATCTCCGAACTGTCCAACCGGCGTGTCGACAAGGTGGAAGACGTGGTCAAGGTGGGCGACGAGATCCTGGTCCGGGTCAAGGAGATCGACTCGATGGGGCGCGTCAACCTGACCCGGCGCGGGCTGCTGCCCGACGAACCGGAAACCCAGGGGGAGGAGGCGGCCGTGGGATCGGGCCAACGGCGCGGCGACCGGCCGGGCGAGGGCCGGCCCCGCGACCGTCGGTCCCACCGGCGCCCGGACTACAGGGGAGGGGCCCAGCGCTAG
- a CDS encoding pitrilysin family protein yields the protein MAAGPDSEYRKTTLPGGIRVVSETISDVRTVALGIWAQTGSRFEPMSQSGIAHFVEHMMFKGTRRRTARQIAEETDALGAQVNAFTDKELTCYYARVLSDHLPRIADILTDMVTDSLFSEEAIEKERQVIFEEIKMYEDSPDDLVQDLFLETIWSGDPLGRPVIGTTETISRIRRADFLEFVASEYRPQRILVAAAGDVRHEDLVEMVGTPLSRLAGEAPPRRTVAPQVSPSAAFRPKDVEQVHLCLGYPGLPAAHPDRFVQSVLDNIAGGGMASRLFQEVRERRGLVYSIGTFSTMYSDAGTFGAYAGTSPERAEEVVRITLRELLRLRDQPVLPDELQRAKDSLKGGLMLSLEGTAPRMFFLSRNELHFGRRITLDQVLAEIEAVTAERIQRLAAQILDGEPALAAIGPAGSEAIVRRALEMAAA from the coding sequence TTGGCCGCTGGACCAGACAGCGAGTACCGCAAGACCACACTGCCGGGCGGCATCCGTGTGGTCAGCGAGACCATCTCGGACGTCCGGACCGTCGCGCTGGGCATCTGGGCGCAGACCGGGTCGCGCTTCGAGCCGATGTCCCAAAGCGGCATCGCGCACTTCGTCGAGCACATGATGTTCAAGGGGACGCGGCGGCGGACCGCCCGCCAGATCGCCGAGGAGACGGACGCGCTGGGCGCGCAGGTGAACGCGTTCACGGACAAGGAGCTGACCTGTTACTATGCCCGGGTGCTGTCCGACCACCTCCCCAGAATCGCGGACATCCTCACCGACATGGTGACCGACTCGCTGTTCAGCGAGGAGGCGATCGAGAAGGAGCGCCAGGTCATCTTCGAAGAGATCAAGATGTACGAGGACAGCCCCGACGACCTGGTCCAGGATCTGTTCTTGGAGACGATCTGGTCGGGCGACCCGCTCGGCCGGCCGGTCATCGGAACCACGGAGACGATCTCGCGGATCCGACGGGCGGACTTTCTCGAGTTCGTGGCGTCGGAGTACCGTCCGCAGAGGATCCTCGTGGCGGCCGCGGGCGACGTGCGGCACGAGGACCTGGTCGAGATGGTCGGTACCCCGCTCTCGCGCCTGGCCGGGGAGGCCCCACCGCGACGGACGGTCGCCCCCCAGGTGAGTCCGAGCGCGGCCTTCCGTCCGAAGGACGTCGAGCAGGTGCACCTCTGCCTGGGATACCCGGGTCTGCCCGCCGCGCATCCGGACCGGTTCGTGCAGTCCGTGCTCGACAACATCGCCGGAGGGGGCATGGCCTCCCGTCTGTTCCAGGAGGTGCGAGAAAGACGCGGGCTGGTCTACAGCATCGGGACGTTTTCGACCATGTACAGCGACGCGGGCACCTTCGGCGCCTACGCTGGTACGAGCCCGGAGCGGGCCGAAGAGGTCGTGCGGATCACGCTGCGCGAACTTTTGCGCCTGCGCGACCAGCCGGTCCTGCCGGACGAACTGCAACGCGCGAAGGACTCGCTCAAGGGCGGCCTGATGCTGTCGCTGGAAGGTACGGCGCCGCGCATGTTCTTCCTGTCGCGCAACGAACTGCACTTCGGCCGCCGCATCACCCTGGACCAAGTGCTCGCGGAAATCGAAGCGGTCACGGCCGAGCGCATCCAGCGCCTGGCCGCGCAGATCCTCGACGGGGAGCCCGCCCTGGCCGCCATCGGCCCGGCGGGGTCGGAGGCGATCGTCCGCCGGGCGCTGGAGATGGCCGCGGCATGA
- the dapB gene encoding 4-hydroxy-tetrahydrodipicolinate reductase: MTEPLRVAVCGAAGRMGRAVVRAVTFQPDMRLVAAFGRQRGIGQDAGSVAGAGPLGVAIEPAEGVGRLGGVADVLVEFSVGDGAVHNAVRAARVGVRPVVGATGYAPGRLDELAQACAQAHIGGLVAPNFALGAVLMMEFAQRAAAYFPHAEIIELHHDRKRDAPSGTAARTAHLIAAARGRVPQPAVQEEETAPGARGASQAGVRVHSVRLPGLVAHQEVIFGGPGQTLTIRHDSVSEESFLSGVLLAIRRVGALDSLVVGLERLLHIEEGG; the protein is encoded by the coding sequence ATGACCGAGCCTCTTCGCGTCGCGGTATGTGGGGCTGCCGGCCGCATGGGGCGCGCGGTGGTCCGGGCGGTGACCTTTCAGCCCGACATGCGCCTGGTGGCCGCCTTCGGTCGCCAGCGGGGCATCGGACAGGATGCTGGGTCGGTGGCGGGGGCTGGGCCGCTGGGCGTAGCGATCGAACCGGCCGAGGGTGTCGGGCGGCTGGGGGGCGTCGCCGATGTCCTCGTGGAGTTCAGCGTCGGGGATGGGGCGGTGCACAACGCCGTGCGAGCGGCTCGGGTCGGGGTGCGTCCGGTCGTGGGAGCCACCGGGTACGCGCCCGGGAGGCTGGACGAACTCGCCCAGGCCTGCGCGCAGGCACACATCGGCGGCCTGGTCGCTCCGAACTTCGCCCTGGGGGCTGTGCTCATGATGGAGTTCGCGCAGCGGGCCGCAGCGTACTTCCCGCACGCCGAGATCATAGAGCTGCACCACGACCGCAAGCGAGACGCTCCATCCGGAACGGCGGCGCGCACGGCACACCTGATCGCCGCCGCGCGCGGCCGAGTCCCGCAGCCCGCGGTGCAGGAGGAAGAGACCGCACCCGGTGCGCGTGGGGCGTCACAGGCAGGCGTTCGCGTCCACAGCGTGCGCCTGCCCGGCCTGGTCGCCCACCAGGAGGTGATCTTCGGCGGACCGGGACAGACCCTCACCATCCGGCACGACTCGGTGAGCGAGGAGTCCTTCCTCTCCGGCGTGCTGCTGGCGATCCGCCGCGTGGGTGCGCTCGATTCGCTCGTGGTCGGGCTGGAGAGGCTGCTGCATATCGAGGAGGGAGGGTAG